The nucleotide sequence TTGACTACATGTCAAGCAGTTATTTAGTGAACACTTAAAATGGGCACACAATTGCAAAGCAAATTTATTTTAGAGAAAAATGCCAAATAAAATGGGTGGTTAAGGAGTTAATTGTGTAGGATTCTTCCACAAAACTAAGAGAAAGTCCCATGTATCTATCTCACGACGAAACAATGAATGGAAAACCCTAAAGTTTGATCGAGTTTACGTACCACTCATATGTATAAATCTTTTAAATTTTGTCCTTTGTATTCAAGGTGTACACCCTCACAACCTCCACCTGCATGAAGCGCAAATTCACCCGCACCATGTGAGACAATGTTTGCTTCTTGTCTCTGCCACAGGGTGAAGTGCATTAGAGAGATATAgagatggggggggggggagggaatggCGAGAAAGGAATAAATGAAGCGACAACAAGTTGGGCACACACATTGTCTACGAGGAGTATGGATCGTGATGTCGGTGACTACATGTCAAGGATGAGATATAAGCTAGCTAGGAATTGGAGGGAGAATTTGGGTGCATATGTGAATAAAATGTGGAATGGGATAAAATGGAATAACTAGAAATGCTTTGCATATTATCCATAGAAAATATCTATGTGCCCATGTTAGTGCCTACGTATCATCTTTTCATCGTGTAGACTAATTTGGACTAAACTACTAGCTACTTCGAAGCTATGGTCCTCCAATGTTGCTATCGCAAGCTGATGTATCAAAGTGTACATCGGTGCCAAAATCATGCACTGTGGTATGCTTTACTTTAATTTATTTCACCCTCTTCATAGCTAGGCGCCAACAATTTTGTCCGTCAAAGATAGTGATGAAAACAAAAAACATGGCAACTTATTTGTATAATTCCTTCTCGGGCGTGATATCGGAGAAGTgtttgtttatttttctttctttaacATCAGTGCTTATTTCATAACACATAAGCTTACTTAGGTACTTCTACCATAGAAACAAGCACCGTTGCTTGAGAGAAAAGGTTTATTTTTACAAGCTCCTCTCTAGGCATCTTGCGTTGTATATGGTCTTAGTATTTTTTGTTGTTGATAGCAATATTTATCAATAATGCTAATGCTACTATTCTCCCGTTGCTCAACCAACATATTTCACGTCTGCCAGACTTCCTTTACCTCTATATGCCACGCGAGCAATTGCAAGGTAAAGCATCGTATAAGTTTCTACATGTTGTGTTTGGTTGAGATGCAGCAAACTACCTGAAAACACGTGTTTATATGATTTGTTTTGAAAAAATGTGGCCATAAGGTTATAATCGTCTCCATTAGTATTTCAGTAATATTTGGTTGCATATTTGAATTAAAAATAAGAATACATATGATTATTATATTTGATTGTTTGTAGTTGTAAAAAAATTATTAAATACAAATAGCATAATAGAATGATAACTATTTCCACTTATTATGGTTGCACTTTAAGGTGAATACTTTTCACATATTTTCATGCATGGTTACATGTTGATGTACATGTTTTCATGTTAAGATAAGTAGATTAGGAGGTTCATCTTAGAATATACTTCCTCCATATTTGTATACAAGGTCACTTTTATATTTTTATGTTTAGCTATTAATTCCATCAATAAAATGTGAGTTGTATGTCACTGAATGCACATTTCAAAGAACTTTTTGATGATATACTCCCCCCTTCCCGAAATACTTTTGTCAAAATGAATAAACAGGGAtgcatctagacgtattttagttttagatacatttttaatccatttttatgacaagtattttcggacggagggagtatattttatgaCATATAACCTACTCCATTCATTCGGAATTACTTTCTTAGATTCACAGATATATCTAGACACTGTTTTTATTGATCAAAATTATAAGTTAAAGTTTCACACGAAAATGAAATGACCTTGTATAACAAAATGAAGGAGTATGATTTTGTGCGATATTTTCTCTTGGCATCCTTCTCAGCATCGTTCACCAAAACAATTTAGGTGCCTTTCGGCAGGATATTTGGATCACTTGCGTGCGTGAATCGACCAGTGGTGGTGTTGTCATCGCTGACTTTCCTCGACTCTCCTGTCCAATCCTTTTGCCCCCCTTCTCTACATAGCCCCCCTCCATCCCCGACCCTCCCTTCCATCGCCCAGGCCGACCTAAAGCCGTCCATTCCGTCGTCTCCATGCTCTAGGACAACGAGCACGCGGAGCCCACGTCTCCACCCCCACCGCCGGCCGCATCTCAGGTGACCGCCGATCCCCCGCCCCCTCCCAGATCGCCCGATCCCTAGCCTCGCCCCCCCCCGATTCGGTTCGTTTTGGGGATTTTTTTTTAGGCTAGAGCTCTCGATTCGACCTAGATAGGCGCTTGTTCTCTTGTCAAATTCGCCTGCTGGTGTGCGCGGGAAGGCGGGGGCACGAGCAGTTGGGTCGGAGGAGGGACGATTTGAGCCGAGCACGCGGGAGCGAGAGCGCCGCGAGCGAATTCCGTGTCGTAGATTCATTTCCGATGTTCGCGAAAATTTGGGTTGGCGTCGTTATGTATCGGTTGCTAGCTGTTGTGGCGGTGTACTCACATGGTGGTGTGGCTTTCGCAGAGAATTTCGAGGATGTCGACTCCTTCAAGGAAGAGGCTGATGAGGGACTTCAAGCGGCTGATGCAGGACCCTCCTGCGGGCATAAGCGGGGCGCCGCAGGACAACAACATAATGCTGTGGAATGCTGTGATTTTTGGGTATGAATGATGCTAGGGTTACATGGTCGCGCCGGCCCTTTCTTTTCCTCTTCAATGTTTTTGGGTCATGGTGTGCTCATGCATTTGCTCGTGTTGATTTGCAGCCCTGACGATAGCCCGTGGGATGGAGGTTAGTTGATCTAAGTGTAGTTGCTAGCTCTTTGAATGATGTCCTAGAATTTCCTTGCTGGACTCCCTTGGTTTTGGTTGTTCTTGAACTGTTGAAATCTATCGTTTCTACCTGCAGTTGAGGTCTCATGTGTGTAAGCATTTAATATCATTTACATATGCTGCTGCCATTGGTGACGGAAGATTAATACCAAACATACTAATGTTAATCAAGTGCTATGGAATACCATAATCTACTAGTATAGGTGTCTGGCAGAACAAAATATGGCCATGTAAACTTGTCACCTcagtcaaatacatagtacctcacAAGCAAACACAGTGGTAAATCACAAATTGGAATTAACATGGACAGGAGAAATATCCCTCATTCCATATTCAAGTATGTAAAGTACCTGTTGATACCAATGATATAAACCGAGATAAATAAAAATATCACCACCATTTCGaaattggtgcaattattaatgTTGGTGTCACTGTCGAGAGCAAAGGTTTAAATCAGAATTTTGCGCCAAGGGAATGATCGTCTCTGGGTGGGGGATGGTGGTGGCGCGTGTGATTAAGGTGTGTGGTGGCGTTGGCCCCAAACATAGCTGCATGATCGTATCTGGTTCTGGTGAATTTAATGTGGGCTGGCCAACGGACGATGCAGACGAATGAGGTTGTATATGGCACAATTTGGCTTTGCCTGGGTTCCTACATGCTAGGTGCCATGGCCACCAAATTAGCAATTTGGATCCAATCTGCATATCTCCTGTCGTAATATTGGGAGTTCGACATATGGGATGATGTGGCGAATCAGGGGTGTGGTACGACATCGAAATGGGGATGCGCCGTTATGTGCCAACCAACCTCATGATGGATTCCCTGATGTTGTATTTTGTCGTTGCCACTGCTGTCCATGCACTCCTTTCCTGAGGCCGTTGGAATAGTGTCTGTCTACTGTATTAGAAAAATAATAAATATACAACATTATTCATGTAAGGCAGTGTGGAATATAAAACGACACAAATGACCATAACCTGTTTTCTTCAGAATAAATGCCATGTACTTAACTACTTAGACATGTAGTTATCAGAGTGCTGAGCAGAGAAAAAAGAGGTACTTTGATAGGTTTTCTCATAAGTTATTAAGCTTATAATATAAGTAGGCTTTGTTACGAAGTTGAAGTTGAGTTCCAAATTTAGCATGTTGTGTTGgtaaaaggtactccctccgtcccaaaatgtaagacCATTTTTGACACTAAAAATGgtcttacattttgggacggagggagtacctatgtAGAATAGAAGAGTTATGGCTAGCTAAGGCAAATAGCTGAGCTATTTGAAGCTATAGCGGTTATCGCTACTATAGTGGAACATTGGCATATCGCTTAACGACTAGGGTCCAAAACAATCTGTAGTCCAGATAGCTATTTAGAACCTTCCTCAACAGATCGACAATACAAAATTTGAGAACAGAGTCTAGGTCAACTCAGTGCAGTAACTAACATCACATGCACTATTTGTATGGCAAATAGGTTGCTTATATAGCATGGTTTATAAAGCGGTAAAGCGACCTAAAGCGAGCACCACCCGCTCTAACGCTTAAGCGACGCCTAAGCGCCTAAAGCGGGCAAATATCTAAGGCGCTGCCAGGGCGCCTTGTCGCTTAAGCGACACTTAAGCGTCTGAAGCGGGACGCTTTATAAATATGGTATCCCTGTTATTTTAGTTCTGATTCCATATTTTGATTTCTTCTTTCCATTTTGTGCTGAGCTGTATCCCATTTTCAGGCACGTTTAAGCTGACTCTCCAGTTTAATGAAGAATATCCTAATAAGCCACCAACAGTTCGGTTTATTTCTCGGATGTTTCACCCTAACAGTAAGTTGTTTCACCTCATCTTTAAATACTTGTGTGCACAGGAAATAgttagatactccctctgtaaagaaatataagagcgtttagatcactactagatcactactttagtgatctaaatgctcttatatttctttacggagggaataCATAGATAAAATTAAGCTGTCATGCATTTCTGATCGAAAGATTGATCTGTCACGTATTTCTAACTGAAAGATTGATCTGTCACATACTACCAAGTGTATCTAATTTTTAAATCTGTGCATATTTTTATATATGGAGCCTACTTACTTTGTTTGCCCTTAGTTCTCTTGTTCCTTCTGTTTCAGAGACTTCCAACAATTAACTACCGTCCTTTGTATTTTGTTACCTGCTTTATAGATGTACACTTGTCGGTTGTGCTGTGAAGGCTTGATATTGATTTTATGCCGTGAATACATATTTGCTGATTACCTTGAGCAAGCATGCTGCAGCCTTTACAGCATACTTTGAGTGCATGCATCGCTTATGCTGATGAAACTTTCGCTTTCTTTTTACTCTGCTGATAGAAAGCCAAAAACAACTATACAAGTCTTGTACTCTCCACTTCTATTTGTCATCGTGACCTTTTTCTTGTGGCCTGCAGTTTATGCTGATGGAAGCATATGCTTAGATATTCTACAGAATCAGTGGAGCCCAATATATGATGTAGCTGCTATACTTACATCTATCCAGGTACAAGAAATAAGCAGCTCAGATTATTTATAGTTTTATGCACCAACGCTTTGCAATGCCAGCTCATTACTTAATTACTAGAGCATATATTTTAAAATTCAACTTTGGAATCTATTCAAGTCTTGACTCATGCATGACATATTTGGGTAGCTCTGCAGTGCTACGTATATTTTCAACACACTTGCTCCAATTGTTTGAGCATGTGGGGGATCAATTAAATTAGTGCATCTTCATTTTTTGGCAACTTTAATTAGCCAATCCACGCCCTGCTGCCTGTATCTTGTAGTAAATGCCTGGGATTCTGCCACCCACAGGCTAATTGCACCTCGGACGTTAGATGCAAAGCTTGTTACAATTATGGACACATGACCCTATCCTTTCTAATAATTGTACCTCGGATTACCTTGAGCAAGCATGCTGCCGCCGCTCACCCATTAGCTTGCCCTGCTGCTCACCCATTAGCTTGCCCTGCCGCTCACACTCTTGCTGCAGACAGAGAAGAAAGGAGCGGGCAGGGTGAGAGGTGAGAGGAAATCCCTGGGAGAGAAAGAGGAGATAAGGCACTGACCTAGCGCCGTCGCTTGCTAAGTGATACACTCTACTGTAGCTCTGTGCGCGGCCACCAAAGCCGCAGCAGGGATTAGCGAGAGGGACGGGATCGGTGTGGCTGGGTTATTACATGAGATAAAGGCAGTGATAGGAGAAAAACATTTCAAGAGGATGAGGGAATTGCAACTTCACGAGCTGGTTTCTCTCATCTGGCATTTTTTCACGGCTATCGTCAACCAACATATGGAGAGTATTCCCCAAATGGGGTTGCCCTTATCCCTCTGCTATCTTTCCTTCTAAACTAGTGGTATCGCACCAAAAAGTGGCTATACCTGTCCCTTGCATGGATAGCCACCAAACCAAAAAACACCACCTAAAATCTTGCCTAATCGCCTTGAAGGTTATTCTCGACCTTGGCCACAGGAATCAATACAGATTCATCAAAGGCCATACAATTCAGGACTATAATGCTTGGAGTTCCAAATTTCTTCATCAGCGCCATCAGTCTAAAAGGGAGATTGAGGTGCTCAAACTAGACTTGAAAAAGCCTTGACACGTTGGTGCACTGCACAATTATTACTACTAGCTAATTGCCCATGCATTGCAACGGAGCATACATATTATAGTGATCCTCCTGTCCAAAGCTCGGTGATAATTTCCATAATTAGTGTGATACCCCGTCCAAAGAATGATATCTCCACTAGTA is from Triticum aestivum cultivar Chinese Spring chromosome 3A, IWGSC CS RefSeq v2.1, whole genome shotgun sequence and encodes:
- the LOC123060413 gene encoding ubiquitin-conjugating enzyme E2 2; this encodes MSTPSRKRLMRDFKRLMQDPPAGISGAPQDNNIMLWNAVIFGPDDSPWDGGTFKLTLQFNEEYPNKPPTVRFISRMFHPNIYADGSICLDILQNQWSPIYDVAAILTSIQSLLCDPNPNSPANSEAARMFSENKREYNRKVREIVEQSWTAD